A window of Synechococcus sp. WH 8109 genomic DNA:
CAATCATCTGCAGGCGGTAGCGACCGGGAACCCAGGGGCCGCGACCCTGGGGAGGCTGACGGTCCATCACATGGCGGATCCAACGATCACAGGCCGGCAGTAGATGGTTGTGGCTGAGCTCCTGCACGCCGGGTTGATCAGGCCTCAATTCGCGCTGCTGACGCAATTGACCCGCCAGCTTCGCGGAGGCATCGGGGCTGGACTCGGGATGGGCGAGAACGCTTTCGCTCAGCGCAGTCAGCTGTTGGAGCAGAGGATCCGGAAGGGTGCCTCGAAGGATGGATCGGGGAAACAGATCGAGAACGTCCACCAAGGCTTGGGCTGTTGCAGGCCATCGTGGCAGCCCCAAAGTGGGTGCGCCGTTCATGACGATCCAGATGCTGCGCCACGCTTTCCTGTTGCCTGTGCTGCTGGGGAGCTGCGTTGCTGCAACGGCCGCTGATCTCCCTGGGCAACAAGGTCCAACAACAGCGTTGCTGCAGGGCGGCCCACTGCAGCTCAGCACCCGTCGTACGGCCGAACTGTTTCCGGACGGCAACCGCATCTGGAAGGTTGAACTGCATAGCGGCCTGCGCTTGCTGGCCAGCTGGCCAGCGGCCAGCGGTGTCGCCCGGCGCCAGAGTGCTGATCGCCGCTGGAGCCCCGGCAATGCAGCCCCTTTGCCCGCTGGTGAGTACAGCCTGGGGCGTCCGGAACCGTGGGGGATTGATCTGTGGTTTGACCTGACCCCTCGCTTCGACACCACCCGAAGTGCTCTGGGCATTCACCGCTGTTATCCCGGCACCGGTTGCATATGCATTCCCGAGCGGGCTGATATCGATGCGCTCGCCAGTTGGGTCAAGGCAACTGGGATTCGCAGTCTGAAGGTGGTGAACTGATGGGACAGCCTTGACGTGCAGCAGTCCCAAATTCGGTCTCGAACGGAATTTGTGAATGTCGAAAAATCGTCGCCGACAGCCCTGCAATCTCGTTCTTTTCGGCTCATGATGCTTGAGCCAAGTCGCTAAGGGGCTTGGAAGCCGGGTCGAGCGATGCCCGACGAGAACTGTGATTTGGCTTCGGCTGGTGCTGAGGTCAAATCCGTTCGTTCTTAAGACATTTGGGTGTGTATCCCTAAATACCGATTCGTCCGTCAACGTGCATTTGTGGTCGAATCGCTCCGGTGGTGCATCACCGTCGACCACACAACATTCCTCGACCACGATACGTCCGAGTGGCCTGGAGCACCGACGTTCCCTAGAGCTCCATATAAGGAAGGCAAACCATCGGCTTGATCGGATTCATCGACGTCAGCATCTGGATGCTCGTCGGATTCCTGCTGGCGGCCTATTCCGTGGTGGCGAACGACTCGCTCCAGACCCTCGGCACCTATCTCTCCTCTAACCGGAAACGCACGCCGAAGCCGGTGCAGATGCTGTTCATCTGCACGTTCACCTGTGGAGTGTTGCTGTTGGGCTGGTTCCTCAACAACGGTGATCCCACCTGGGGCCGCCTCAGTGTGCCTGGCAAGGAGTTTCCTTGGCCCGAGCCGTTCACCTGGATCTACGTGCTTCCACCGCTCGTTGTTGTGGGTTTGACCCAGTGGGGAGCACCGGTGAGCACCTCGTTTCTGGTGTTGTCATCGTTCATGCCAGCCAACATCGGCACGCTGCTCAGCAGCTCGCTGACGGGGTATGGCCTCGCCTTCGGCGTGGGTCTGGCCGCCTATGGCCTGGGGTTGTGGTCGCTGGAGCGCTGGGTGTTCTGTCGTTCCCAGGACGGCAAAGACCCCAGCAAGGTCTGGTACGGCCTGCAGTGGTTCACCACAGGCTTTCTATGGTGCATCTGGCTAGTACAGGACCTGGCCAACATTTTCGTGTTCCTGCCGCGCCAGTTGGACATCGTTTCGATGCTCATCTGCACGATGGTGCTCTGCGTGGGCCTTTGTGTACTGGTGGCCACCGGGGGTGGGCCGATCCAGGCCGTGCTTCGCACCAAGACAAACAGTTCTGATTTGCACTCGGCCACGCTGATCGATCTGTTGTTCGGTCTTTGCCTGCTCTACAAGGCCTTCCTCTCCAGCTTCCCCCTCAGCACCACCTGGGTGTTTCTAGGCCTGATCGGCGGCCGTGAGTTGGCCTTGCGGATTAAGCAACACACATCAGACGTCGTGTTCATCAATCGGGAGGGGGGCAGTCTGGCCAAGGTCATTGGCACGGATCTCTGGAAAGCCGCCGTTGGTTTTGTGGTGAGTGTGGTGATCGCCCTCAGCATTCAGCCCCTCGCTCAGCTCACCGCAGGCTGACCCCTGTGGTCAGTGCTCGAATTCATGGCTAGGTCAGAGAGGGATGGGCCTCTCCATGGCACGTTGTGTTGTCTTGTCGATGTTGCTGCCTTGGTTGGTGGGCGGGTCTGTTTTGGCCAGACCTGAGCCGCAGCTCAGCGCCAGGCAAACCATCCTTGAGGCGAATCGCCACTTGATTGCTGATGGCTGGCGTCCTGCTCCGGGAAAAAGGCCAACGCCGGAGGAGCGGCGCTGGGCCTCTGTTGCTCTCGAAAGCCTTTCGGCCTGTTCTGGCATCGGCGTTGGCTTCTGCCGCTTTGATTACCGCCGAGCTCTGCAGCGGCTGTCGGTGGTGACGGTGCCCAGTGAACCGGGCCGGCCCTCCGTTGGTCGCGTTGAGCGCTGGTGGTGATCAGGGGTTCAGCGGTTGCTCTTGCCAGAGCGTGTCCGCGTTCCAACGCGTGCGTTGATGGGGATGGGGGCCAAGGTTGAGTCGCTCAACGCTGATCACCTGCAGCCTCAGCACCACGAAATGCTCAGGTAGCGGTGCAGTTTCAGCCAGTTGATCGGGGAACGCCGCCGTGGAGTCCAGCGGATATGCCGGGGTAGGCCAGCCCCAGACGGCCCGTCCTGTGTTGGAGAGCTTTTGCCAGCGCTGTTGGCAGAGCTCAGGTTGTTCAGTGGCTGTGATCAACTTCACTTTTCCCCGTAGGCGGTACTGCTGGCGGGCTTTGGGGAACAACCAGCACAGTTCAGTTGCTCCATCGTTGGCGAGTTCCGTCACTTTCTCGCTGCGCTGATCGCTGAATAGTTCGAGCTGGTCTGCACCGGCCCAGCCGCGGAACACCAGGGTTCGCACCCGGGGTGCGCCATCGCGTCCTGTTGTGGCCAATTGCACCCAGCGGGCGGCAACGGAGCGTCCCTCCCGCTGCATGGCTGCGCGCAGCAGAGGTCTCCAGGGGGGGATGGCCTCAGTGATGG
This region includes:
- a CDS encoding pyridoxamine 5'-phosphate oxidase family protein, whose protein sequence is MTEGITGAITEAIPPWRPLLRAAMQREGRSVAARWVQLATTGRDGAPRVRTLVFRGWAGADQLELFSDQRSEKVTELANDGATELCWLFPKARQQYRLRGKVKLITATEQPELCQQRWQKLSNTGRAVWGWPTPAYPLDSTAAFPDQLAETAPLPEHFVVLRLQVISVERLNLGPHPHQRTRWNADTLWQEQPLNP